A stretch of DNA from Candidatus Hydrogenedens sp.:
AAGTGTTTTAACCCTTTAACAGAAGGAGTGGCTTATGCAAAGGTTAAAATTGGTAATCGGTTTCCAATTATGTTTGTGGCTCCTTGTAATTGGAGCATGGGCTGATGCCCCAGCGAATTATACATGGGCAAATGCACCTGGAGGTTCGTTTACTGCCTCAAGCGTGGATTTTGAAGCATGGATGACAAAATTGGCTCAATTCCAATTTGGTGGCGACTATGTGTTTGACTTTTTAGATCCAACCGATGCAGATAACAATGATAATGATGTTTTGGATGTTAATGAATTTGCCCTGTTAACAGCAATTTGTAATGACACATCGCACCCATTACACGATACAATTCACGAAGCATTTAAGACGAATTGGGGTTCCTTTCAATCTCATCAAGGTGCATTGGTGAATTCACTTGCTCCTGCATTGGCGATTATGGGTGGTGCGTATGCTACATTAGGCGATGGCGATTATGGTAGAACGCCAGCTGCATGGTTCTCAGGCTCCTGGGGCTCGGTAGCGGAAGTTCTATATGAATTATCTTCTTATGGGTCTGCGTGGAATTCGGGTCAGCCTGCGGAACCACCGTATGTTCGTCGTCAATCATATATGTCTATGTGTGGCGACTTTGATAGCGATGGCGTAAAGAACATTAACGAATGGTACGGGCAGAGTGGCAATGTAGAAAACTATGTTTCTGCCGCAATGAACCCAGCGATTACCACAAGCGGTGAAGACCCAAGTGGCGTTTGTGAAACAGGGCTTCGTTGGGGTAAGACCTATTTTTATAATCCTGCCAATCAACATGTATATTGGTTAGAGCCTTATACCTTGCCATGGGAAATTGCTGAACAGGTTGCTACGGAACATAGCCTTGTGAACAATTCAAGTGAAACTATAGCCATTCCAGGTCATCTGGTAACTATAGATGATTCTGCAGAAAATGCCTGGATTATGAGCACAGTGTATCCACAAATCAATAGTAATATGTGGATAGGTGCCACAGATAAACTTACAGAAGGACAGTGGATTTGGATTGGAACAGGTGAACAATTCTGGCAGGGTACTGCAAGTGGGACACCTGTCGGTGGAAAATATGTTAATTGGAACTCTGGTGAACCTAATGATTCCAGTGGCGAAGATTATGGCGAAATTACCAGTAGCGGTGGCTGGAATGATAACAAAGCCAGTGCTACTCGTAGAGGTTTAGTAGAATTTCCGAATGCATATCCCGATAATGATACAGATGGTATTCCTGACTTCTGGGAGCAATTTTCAGGCGGTGGTGGAGAAGGAGAAGGAACCGTTGAAGGGACGCCGGAAGGGACACCAGAAGGCACTCCAGAAGGAGAGGGCGAAGCTCCATGTGAATATGATGGGCTTATTAACGACCCGACCACTGGACAGGGTCCACAATTTGCAACCACTCTTGAAAGTGCGATACCTGAGTTGAATGCTCTACTTTCTGCATTTGAGATGCTAAGTTGGTTTAATTGGGATGTTGAATACCTTGAACAGGTGATGGCACATGTCCGTCCATATCCAGGAGATGGGTTGAAAGATTCATGGAGTATGGCATTACTTGAATACTGCCTGTGCCATCCGAATTTCCATCCAGAACTTGGAATTCCTCAAGATTTTGCCTATAATAAAAATCTGTTTGAACAGGATATGATGTGGTTGGCAAGCAATGTTGACCCTATTTTTGCAGCATTTCTGGCGTTTAGCGATGTTATGGCAGGGTTGTTAGGTTCAAGC
This window harbors:
- a CDS encoding C-type lectin domain-containing protein translates to MQRLKLVIGFQLCLWLLVIGAWADAPANYTWANAPGGSFTASSVDFEAWMTKLAQFQFGGDYVFDFLDPTDADNNDNDVLDVNEFALLTAICNDTSHPLHDTIHEAFKTNWGSFQSHQGALVNSLAPALAIMGGAYATLGDGDYGRTPAAWFSGSWGSVAEVLYELSSYGSAWNSGQPAEPPYVRRQSYMSMCGDFDSDGVKNINEWYGQSGNVENYVSAAMNPAITTSGEDPSGVCETGLRWGKTYFYNPANQHVYWLEPYTLPWEIAEQVATEHSLVNNSSETIAIPGHLVTIDDSAENAWIMSTVYPQINSNMWIGATDKLTEGQWIWIGTGEQFWQGTASGTPVGGKYVNWNSGEPNDSSGEDYGEITSSGGWNDNKASATRRGLVEFPNAYPDNDTDGIPDFWEQFSGGGGEGEGTVEGTPEGTPEGTPEGEGEAPCEYDGLINDPTTGQGPQFATTLESAIPELNALLSAFEMLSWFNWDVEYLEQVMAHVRPYPGDGLKDSWSMALLEYCLCHPNFHPELGIPQDFAYNKNLFEQDMMWLASNVDPIFAAFLAFSDVMAGLLGSSAEMRTTWHSIILALTGGAVGLPSVNNYHIYGLAKANDGAIAANGDLDGDGKTNLQEAQEVIAVGGGMELFVKAATDKTNMWPGNPEIPVGSIAIIGAISGVIVAGSSLILVRRRKQA